DNA sequence from the Armatimonadota bacterium genome:
CCTGGGTGCCGCCGTGACCCGGCTCCATTCCGTGAATGTGACCGCGCCTGGAGTTCAGGTCGCCAATGACGTCGCCCATGAATGACTCCGGCGTGACCACCTCGACCGCCATCACGGGCTCCTTCAACGCGGAACGCCCCTTCGTCAGAGCGGCCTTGACCGCCATGGACCCGGCGATCTTGAAGGCCACCTCGGACGAGTCAACTTCATGGTAAGAGCCGTCCAGAAGCGTGACTTTGACGTCTACAACGGGATAGCCGGCCAACAAACCCGACTCGAGCGCTTCCTTGATGCCGGATTCAATCGGCGAGACGTATTCCCTAGGTATCGAGCCGCCGACTAGTGAATTGACGAACTCAAATCCCGCTCCCGCAGGCAGAGGAGAAATCTCAATGACGCAGTGCCCGTACTGCCCGCGCCCACCGGTCTGCCGTACGTACCTGCCCTCACCCTTGGCCGAGACGGTGATAGTCTCCTTATAGGCAACCTGGGGCCTACCGTGATTTGCCTCGACGTTGAACTCCCGGAAAAGGCGGTCTATGATGATCTCGAGATGCAACTCGCCCATCCCGGCGATGATCGTCTGGCCCGTCTCCTCGTCCGTTCTGATCCGGAATGTCGGATCCTCGGAGGACAGCCTCCCCAGGGCCGCCGAGAGCTTGTCCTGGTCGGCCTTGGTCTTCGGCTCGATCGCGATCGAGATGACCGGATCGGGAAAATCTATGGACTCCAGCACGATCGGACTCTTCTCAGCACAGAGCGTATCTCCGGTCACGGTGGACTGCAGGCCGACCGCAGCTACGATGTCGCCCGCGTGGACCTCGTCCATGTCCTCGCGATGGTTAGCATGCATACGCAGGATGCGTCCTATCCGCTCACGCCGACCGCTGTTGGCGTTGAAGACATATGACCCCTTAGTCAACGTCCCGGAGTAGGACCGCAGGAATGTCAGCTTTCCGACATACGGATCCGTCATGATCTTGAACGCAAGAGCCGCAAACGGCTCTTCGTCTGACGGCGCTCTCTCTTCCGAGGCTCCGGACTTCGGGTTAACCCCGACAACCGCATCAATATCGAGCGGCGACGGGAGGTAGTCTACGACCGCATCCACCAGCGCCCGAACACCCTTGTTCTTGAACGCAGAGCCACATAACACGGGCACTATTTTGCCCGACACAGTGCCCAACCTTATCGCCGCGGCGATCTCGTCGGCGGTAACCTTCCGGCCTTCGAGATACTTCTCCATCAACTCCTCGTTCACATCGGCCAGCGCCTCAATCATATGCTCCCTGTGCTCGAGGGCAGTAATCACGAGGTCCTCAGGGACATCGATCTGCTCCGACTCACCGTCAACATCGTCTCTGTACACCGTAGCCGTCATGTGAATGAGGTCCACAAACCCCTTGAAGACGCTCTCCGCGCCGATCGGTATCTGCACCGGAACGGCATTCGCGCCCAGGCGCTCTCGCATACGCTCCACCACTCGGTAGAAATCCGCGCCCAGGCGGTCCATCTTGTTGACAAACGCGAGCTTCGGCACGCGATACTTGTTCGCCTGACGCCAGACCGTCTCAGACTGCGGCTGAACCCCGCCGACCGCGCAGAAGACCGCAATGACTCCATCCAGCACGCGCATGGACCTCTCGACCTCAACGGTGAAATCCACGTGCCCGGGGGTGTCAATGATGTTTATCGTGTGATCCTTCCACAGACAGGTGGTGGCCGCCGAGGTGATCGTGATCCCACGCTCCTGCTCCTGAGCCATCCAGTCCATGGTAGCCGTGCCGTCGTGCACCTCACCCATGCGGTGAATCTTGCCGGAGTAGAACAATATCCGCTCGGTAGTGGTTGTCTTACCGGCGTCTATGTGGGCGGCGATCCCGATATTTCGTGTTTTCTCCAGGTGAGATTGCCTCGACACGGTTGATCTCCGGACTGATAGCTCGGTGCGCAAAGCAGTTCCAGCAGCAGCTACCATCTGTAGTGCGCGAAAGCCTTGTTCGCTTCGGCCATCCTGTGGCCGTCTTCCTTCTTCTTTATGGATGCGCCGGCGTTATTCGCCGCGTCCATCAACTCTCCCGCGAGCCTGTCTACCATAGTGCGGCCCGGGCGCTTCCGGGCGAATGTCACGAGCCAGCGGATGGCGAGCGCCATGCGCCTGTCGGCGCGGACTTCGACAGGGACCTGATAGGTTGCGCCGCCGAC
Encoded proteins:
- the fusA gene encoding elongation factor G, with protein sequence MSRQSHLEKTRNIGIAAHIDAGKTTTTERILFYSGKIHRMGEVHDGTATMDWMAQEQERGITITSAATTCLWKDHTINIIDTPGHVDFTVEVERSMRVLDGVIAVFCAVGGVQPQSETVWRQANKYRVPKLAFVNKMDRLGADFYRVVERMRERLGANAVPVQIPIGAESVFKGFVDLIHMTATVYRDDVDGESEQIDVPEDLVITALEHREHMIEALADVNEELMEKYLEGRKVTADEIAAAIRLGTVSGKIVPVLCGSAFKNKGVRALVDAVVDYLPSPLDIDAVVGVNPKSGASEERAPSDEEPFAALAFKIMTDPYVGKLTFLRSYSGTLTKGSYVFNANSGRRERIGRILRMHANHREDMDEVHAGDIVAAVGLQSTVTGDTLCAEKSPIVLESIDFPDPVISIAIEPKTKADQDKLSAALGRLSSEDPTFRIRTDEETGQTIIAGMGELHLEIIIDRLFREFNVEANHGRPQVAYKETITVSAKGEGRYVRQTGGRGQYGHCVIEISPLPAGAGFEFVNSLVGGSIPREYVSPIESGIKEALESGLLAGYPVVDVKVTLLDGSYHEVDSSEVAFKIAGSMAVKAALTKGRSALKEPVMAVEVVTPESFMGDVIGDLNSRRGHIHGMEPGHGGTQVIKAEVPLAEMFGYATGLRSLTQGRASYTMEPSKYQEVPKTVAEELVAKTQGRQLVTR
- the rpsG gene encoding 30S ribosomal protein S7 — protein: MPRKGPARKREITPDPVYNNRLVARFVNRMFTRGKKSVGEKIFYSALEEIESKAGRPGIEIFEQAVRNVMPIVEVKPRRVGGATYQVPVEVRADRRMALAIRWLVTFARKRPGRTMVDRLAGELMDAANNAGASIKKKEDGHRMAEANKAFAHYRW